A section of the Labrus mixtus chromosome 15, fLabMix1.1, whole genome shotgun sequence genome encodes:
- the alas2 gene encoding 5-aminolevulinate synthase, erythroid-specific, mitochondrial, which produces MAAFLHHCPFLKTVPKPALRRTGATLLSMADQCPIIIRQISVSGLGSLEDKLTVSPTKTKSHLLPTVDQRQQYTQTAAQVAVSVSKGCPFVTTQIGIVKASPEVQEDLQEGLMSSLLKGLKDSILQKSAQTNAVTHLLTDSMIGPSYDYDSFFIEKIAEKKKDHTYRVFKTVNRSAEVFPLADDYSISGREGSKVSVWCSNDYLGMSRHPKVLGAISDALERHGAGAGGTRNISGTSNFHVSLEKELAQLHQKNAALVFSSCFVANDSTLFTLAKILPGCEIYSDAGNHASMIQGIRNSGAKRFIFRHNDSRHLEELLQRSDPKTPKIVAFETVHSMDGGICPLEELCDVSHRYGALTFVDEVHAVGLYGAHGAGVGERDNVMHKIDIVSGTLGKAYGCVGGYIASSAALVDTVRSHAAGFIFTTALPPMVLAGALESVRVLKSPEGQGLRRAHQRNVKHMRQLLMDKGLPVVNCPSHIIPIQVGNAELNSKVCDTLLERHNIYVQAINYPTVPRGEELLRLAPSPHHDPAMMDYFVEKLVEVWQDSGLRLNSVAAASCTFCDRPLHFDLMSEWEKSYFGNMEPQYITLSV; this is translated from the exons CTTTGAGGAGAACCGGAGCCACCCTGCTGTCTATGGCAGATCAATGTCCAATCATCATTCGACAGATAAGTGTGAGCGGCCTAGGCTCTCTGGAGGACAAGCTGACTGTCTCacccacaaaaacaaagagtcacCTTCTTCCCACTGTGGACCAAAGGCAGCAGTATACCCAAACAGCCGCTCAAGTAGCTGTGTCTGTATCAAAAGGCTGCCCTTTTGTCACCACTCAGATTGGGATTGTCAAAGCCAGCCCTGAAGTGCAGGAGGACCTCCAAGAAG GTTTGATGAGCTCTCTCTTGAAGGGTTTAAAGGATTCAATTCTCCAAAAATCAGCTCAAACTAACGCAGTCACCCACCTCCTTACAGACAGCATGA TTGGCCCCAGCTACGACTATGACAGCTTCTTCATTGAGAAGattgcagagaaaaagaaggaccaCACATACAGAGTCTTTAAAACAGTCAACAGAAGTGCTGAGGTATTCCCTTTAGCTGATGATTATTCTATCTCCGGGCGAGAGGGCTCCAAAGTGTCTGTCTGGTGCAGCAACGACTATCTGGGAATGAGTCGGCACCCTAAGGTTCTCGGCGCAATCAG TGATGCCCTGGAGAGACACGGTGCAGGAGCAGGGGGAACCAGGAACATCTCAGGCACCAGTAATTTCCACGTATCTCTGGAGAAGGAGCTTGCTCAGCTGCACCAGAAAAATGCAGCTCTGGTCTTCTCCTCCTGTTTTGTGGCAAATGACTCCACCCTCTTCACTTTGGCAAAGATCCTTCCAG GTTGCGAAATCTACTCAGATGCAGGGAATCACGCATCAATGATTCAGGGCATCAGGAATAGCGGAGCCAAGCGCTTCATATTCCGCCACAACGATAGCCGACacctggaggagctgctgcaACGCTCAGACCCAAAGACTCCCAAAATAGTGGCCTTTGAGACTGTGCACTCAATGGACG GGGGCATATGTCCTCTAGAAGAGCTGTGCGATGTGTCTCACAGATACGGAGCCCTGACGTTTGTCGATGAGGTTCATGCTGTGGGTCTGTATGGAGCACATGGAGCTGGTGTGGGAGAGAGGGACAACGTGATGCACAAGATTGACATTGTTTCTGGGACCTTAG GCAAAGCCTACGGCTGTGTTGGAGGCTACATTGCCAGCAGCGCCGCCCTGGTTGACACTGTGCGCTCCCACGCAGCTGGCTTCATCTTCACCACTGCCCTGCCCCCCATGGTCCTGGCTGGAGCTCTGGAGTCCGTCCGGGTCCTGAAGAGTCCTGAGGGCCAGGGGCTTCGCAGAGCCCACCAGAGGAACGTCAAACACATGAGACAGCTGCTGATGGATAAGGGCCTGCCTGTGGTCAACTGTCCCAGCCACATCATACCCATTCAA gtgGGCAACGCTGAGCTGAACAGTAAGGTGTGTGACACACTTCTTGAGAGACACAACATATATGTCCAGGCCATCAACTACCCAACAGTTCCTCGTGGTGAAGAGCTGTTACGTCTggctccatctcctcatcatGACCCCGCCATGATGGACTATTTTGTGG AGAAACTGGTGGAGGTGTGGCAGGACTCTGGGCTCAGGCTCAACAGCGTGGCCGCGGCATCTTGCACCTTCTGTGACCGGCCGCTGCACTTTGACCTTATGAGTGAGTGGGAAAAATCCTACTTCGGCAACATGGAACCACAATACATAACTCTGTCTGTATAA
- the ttc34 gene encoding uncharacterized protein ttc34: MTAVVRPGVNVSGLCEEGDKFLEAGELERATTLYMSAFRTHAASTMSHMRKLKSSLGGVISTLEGWFDGYGDNQPAEGLNKGLAAVFLSTLCPNNLSATIFKMESLLQNGGHSCEEIFARCTALLEGKHNFHSQGNTGIVLEITQALACLFSEPHSVKGLKLYLRAYLSNKSETVTLIRRRQSQHLPKIVGACRDQLLQIIPSLMFDNDCAVMSKEYEKLDVETSSTIIEFLLTISPDNREVQELQAAYLFLIGRFGDSAEVYAALLNHGHCQKTESSEDMSFIVTHERRTKLLTCRAAACLSAGGRTTEACRDLGEAFETHPATARIYFQKLFTGQGAGMAARNHLRQEAERGLSGYRERVLIRPDLRSTDGVELLDPVISQLRTLCHLEPDGGSRELRVRLADSLLLRGEHKEALSICSQLASAQGQQSYQNTVQVLRGYARLLSDDHKGALEDFQAVIEHNAPHPTSCVRALCGRGLLRMMGSSNYLTALDYVTASRLQPQETALTVRCLVPWNYRGLLVTVLLEQGRVMLEGTGEHESRSCSHEDSQQHQKGDQPHAPSKRENQRSGIPAGVHSLALLLMELQPGNDGSQIMAADALYQLGRVEEAYRLLLSIGPSSPRASILARLALLQLHRGFLYDTNQLLKKLIHCGDTCCLRPLLAVAQQKDRTLLQAHCHSAAKRILEGTKEESAVREAVAYLSIAIMASGGEADDSLLERARCYALLGQRKTAIFDFSAILKGHPKHVHALCGRGFTYLMLNQQQECTNDILSALQMNTDIVTKDILSLKDKARKLVCDWLHQFCRSNLSDILVTNAVPCHEEQLRKAFIIGGALMRTDCRDPRWHLLYVDTLLAKGDVKAAGAHLGQVFGQEPRDAVAQARLGVVEAWQSNYRCAARRLSKLSEKESSSLDFLLSLMPVNQRKLIAQAAAEEASSVSSGGHWDQALALLNVAVHAVGNQRLQYLRQRAACLSQLGLHEHAIADLDRVIQRHQGTDSNCSDEPRVWAEDLCRRGRSLLICSREGAALEDFTRALELHKDQTIQCVETGLGRLCLAECFLRGALQHYGEQQLNKAWAYIECGLIIDRENPELRRLKAKVKREVTSPCNVN; this comes from the exons ATGACTGCTGTGGTCAGACCTGGGGTCAATGTTTCGGGGCTATGTGAGGAAGGGGACAAGTTCCTTGAGGCCGGAGAGTTGGAGAGGGCTACCACACTCTACATGTCTGCCTTTAGGACTCATGCTGCCTCAACCATGTCCCACATGCGGAAACTGAAGTCCAGCCTGGGTGGAGTGATCTCTACTCTAGAAGGCTGGTTTGATGGTTACGGGGACAACCAGCCTGCTGAGGGTCTAAATAAAGGTCTTGCAGCCGTGTTTCTGTCCACACTCTGCCCCAACAATCTGTCCGCCACCATTTTCAAAATGGAGTCTCTCCTTCAGAATGGTGGACATAGCTGCGAGGAGATTTTTGCTCGCTGCACTGCTCTGCTTGAAGGGAAGCACAATTTTCATTCACAAGGTAATACTGGCATTGTGTTGGAGATAACACAAGCTCTGGCCTGCTTGTTCTCTGAGCCTCACAGTGTCAAGGGGCTGAAGCTTTACCTCAGGGCTTACCTAAGCAACAAATCTGAAACTGTCACTCTCATTCGAAGAAGACAATCTCAGCACCTTCCCAAAATAGTGGGGGCTTGTAGAGACCAACTACTGCAAATAATTCCCTCTTTGATGTTTGACAATGATTGTGCAGTAATGTCAAAGGAGTATGAAAAGCTTGATGTAGAGACTTCTTCAACAATTATTGAGTTTTTGTTAACAATCTCCCCTGATAATAGAGAAGTGCAGGAACTCCAAGCAGCATATTTGTTTTTGATAGGCAGGTTTGGTGACAGTGCAGAGGTTTACGCAGCTCTTTTGAATCATGGTCATtgtcagaaaacagagagtAGTGAAGACATGTCATTCATAGTAACTCATGAGAGAAGAACAAAGCTCTTAACGTGTCGAGCAGCAGCCTGCTTGTCAGCAGGTGGAAGGACTACAGAGGCATGCAGGGACCTGGGAGAGGCATTTGAGACCCATCCTGCAACTGCCAGGATTTATTTCCAAAAGTTATTCACAGGTCAAGGCGCAGGGATGGCCGCTCGCAATCATCTCCGccaggaggcagagaggggcctGTCTGGTTACAGAGAACGGGTCCTCATCCGTCCAGACCTTCGATCTACTGACGGAGTCGAACTCCTGGATCCTGTGATCAGTCAGTTACGGACTCTGTGCCATTTGGAGCCTGACGGCGGAAGCAGAGAGCTGCGGGTACGACTGGCAGACTCTCTTCTACTCAGAGGGGAGCACAAAGAGGCACTCTCTATCTGCAGCCAGCTAGCTTCTGCTCAAGGTCAGCAAAGCTATCAAAACACTGTACAGGTTCTTCGTGGATACGCACGACTTCTCTCTGATGACCACAAGGGGGCGTTAGAAGACTTCCAGGCTGTGATTGAACACAATGCCCCCCACCCAACCAGCTGTGTGCGGGCGCTGTGTGGAAGGGGCCTCCTGCGCATGATGGGCAGCTCAAACTACCTCACAGCTCTGGACTATGTGACCGCCAGCAGGCTGCAGCCTCAAGAAACAGCACTGACTGTTCGCTGCTTGGTGCCATGGAACTACCGGGGACTCCTAGTCACTGTTTTACTGGAGCAAGGACGAGTAATGCTGGAGGGGACAGGAGAGCATGAATCCAGGTCCTGTTCCCATGAAGACTCCCAACAACACCAGAAAGGGGATCAGCCACACGCTCCATCAAAGAGAGAAAACCAGAGATCAGG AATTCCTGCTGGTGTCCACTCCCTGGCTCTGCTGTTGATGGAGCTCCAGCCCGGGAATGATGGGTCTCAGATAATGGCGGCGGATGCCTTGTACCAGCTGGGCCGGGTGGAAGAGGCCTATCGGCTACTACTTTCCATTGGGCCCAGCAGTCCACGGGCATCCATACTGGCTCGCCTcgccctgctgcagctgcacagaGGCTTTTTATATGACACCAATCAG CTGTTGAAAAAGCTCATCCATTGTGGTGATACATGCTGCTTGCGCCCTCTCTTGGCGGTGGCACAGCAAAAGGATCGGACACTCCTGCAGGCACACTGTCACTCTGCTGCAAAACGCATCCTGGAGGGCACAAAAGAGGAAAGCGCAGTGAGGGAGGCTGTGGCATATCTTTCCATTGCTATCATGGCCTCTG GTGGTGAGGCAGATGACTCTTTGCTGGAGAGAGCAAGGTGTTATGCCTTGCTGGGCCAAAGAAAGACTGCCATCTTTGATTTCAGTGCCATTTTAAAGGGTCACCCAAAACATGTTCATGCACTCTGTGGAAGAGGCTTCACGTATCTCATGCTGAATCAACAACAG GAATGCACCAATGATATCTTATCAGCACTTCAGATGAACACAGACATAGTCACCAAAGACATCCTGTCCCTCAAGGACAAGGCACGCAAGCtggtctgtgattggctgcatcAGTTCTGTCGATCTAATCTGTCAGACATCCTAGTCACTAACGCTGTCCCCTGCCATGAAGAGCAGCTTAGAAAGGCTTTTATAATTGGTGGAGCTCTGATGAGGACTGATTGCAGAGACCCCAGGTGGCATCTCCTATATGTGGACACACTCTTAGCCAAAG GTGACGTGAAAGCAGCAGGTGCTCATCTGGGCCAGGTGTTTGGCCAGGAGCCAAGAGATGCAGTGGCTCAAGCCAGACTGGGTGTGGTGGAGGCCTGGCAGAGTAACTATCGCTGTGCGGCTCGCAGGCTCAGCAAACTTAGTGAGAAAGAATCATCCAGTCTGGACTTTCTGCTGTCCTTGATGCCAGTAAATCAGCGAAAACTCATTGCACAG gcagcagcagaggaagccAGCAGTGTGTCATCAGGTGGTCACTGGGATCAGGCCCTTGCACTCCTGAATGTTGCAGTACATGCAGTGGGAAATCAAAGACTTCAGTATCTTCGTCAGCGggctgcctgtctctctcagctGGGCTTACATGAACATGCTATAGCTGACCTAGATAGAGTTATCCAGAGACACCAGGGAACTGACTCCAACTGCTCAGATGAACCTCGAGTTTGGGCGGAGGACCTGTGTAGACGTGGCCGCAGCCTGCTGATTTGTTCCAGGGAGGGAGCAGCTCTGGAGGACTTCACTCGAGCTTTGGAGCTTCACAAGGACCAGACCATCCAGTGTGTGGAGACGGGTCTGGGGAGGCTGTGTCTGGCTGAGTGCTTCCTGAGGGGGGCGCTGCAGCACTATGGAGAGCAGCAGCTCAATAAAGCCTGGGCATATATTGAATGTGGCCTAATTATCGACCGTGAGAATCCAGAGCTTCGCAGACTGAAGGCAAAGGTCAAACGAGAAGTTACCAGCCCCTGTAATGTCAACTAG